A genomic segment from Rhizoctonia solani chromosome 11, complete sequence encodes:
- a CDS encoding Retrotransposable element Tf2 protein, with translation MIVDLPKDGNSNSILVIVDSFTKYVVLVECSKKLKAPALADLFLQHVWKRYDPHFSSAYHPQSNGQTEQVNPTVEHFLRAYSGINQKDWVKWLPMAEFAYNNAVHSSTGKSPFKALYRWEPSLTPSNVPTDVPEADNLAAQMEAQWREIEVALRQSKARMTARETGEPVNFEVGEEAWLDAKNVKLKTLSPKLTKQRLGPFRITKKISNQAYRLELPPTMRIHNVFYMGLLSKVKRDKKRTFKNHPLPVTVDGEEEYKVEGITDAKEQDGKWFFRVKWKGYRSEENMHYHPHTVSTIPSTRSGVPHPYSRPSSRSSRRSIPSHSQPASRSTSPAPQDLPRMEPEPSLAALLKAITALTATVGSLQDQVRAQSQQITELRAICKETADLLGDKDQGAPQTKPGPSTGPITPPTHTGGEVHTPGTVRPGLKALFRPSRGTGYDSEEEEEPRRVPKKEPRGTPRSLSSLTPFDSGSSVKRPKMELPDPYKGDSRGRKATQWLDQEQMVVWILYHMTDKAANWALPIIGTIIKGEGNPPTTIPALTAKFKEAFADPDAKRAAARKIAALTQTTTTSEYVTEFRNLMAELDWNTEAYIAQFTRGLHWKVKELLSTKDNIPDNDLEAIFAASVKIDNTRWENEENRPKKAPTKAPVATTTSTSTTTTRVRLSKDPNYVTPEERDRRRASGLCVKCGQKGHGIKQCPNGWKATIKEVAKPLVKSIESHVSDPVVEFVSIALDSNKKPLLYLDLIMLNQPADTLKTLIDSGATSNFISPSIVEKYKIPKTLLKNPQVVRMLDGTISQTGRIWHQVLLTVSANGHIHSIPFLVCPIGTTPAILGMTWLTQESPLIDWNLGTVTFPEQIQIASEEEADPDPLADIPTEYHEFARVFGKEEFKVLPPHREYDIAIDLLPDAKLSPGPIYGMTDAESKALKQHIDEELATGKIRPSTSSAGAPVMFVKKADGSLRLVVDYQKLNDVTHKNVYPLPRQDDLMAKLRHAKIFTKLDLQWGYNNVRIKEGNEWKTAFRTKYGLFEYLVMPFGLTNAPAAFQHFMNDLFRDLIDVTVVIYLDDILIFSEDPKDHPGHVREVLSRLMKNQLFCKLSKCHFHVTTVDYLGIVISPAGFSMDQKKIKAVTAWPQPKTVKQVQAFLGFVNYLRRFIPNFSLVARPLHNLTKKETPWSWGNLEEAAFQELKSLVTRSPVLIHSNPSLPYYLETDASGVAMGAILSQRGEDNCLHPVAYMSKSFSGAEANYDTHDKELLAIIKALEEWRIFLEATSKPIQVFTDHRNLEYWMQARTFNQRHARWRVFLSDFNFEIHYRPGKQSGKPDALSRRLDYIDAPPDPEVMLPAEVFANTSEEELEIVTEVRSKLRDDPSLKPIIQFLTEDADNAPPSIRKAYRDYDWEEDLLWYRGKLVVPDLEPLKEQLLREFHDSPLAGHPGQQRTLELLSRNYWWPGMKSTAKEWVECCPVCQANRQAHAPTIALKPLEVPPFPFHTISYDFITGFPKSEGHDAILVVIDSFSKLGHFIPTLKKVSAKGLANLFVSHIWKLHGLPVKTISDQGTTFTGKFLRALYQRLGIKPSFSLAYHPESDGQTERVNQFIEFYLRSYVAADHSDWVKWLPLAEYAYNNAKHSATGRTPFELIYGRNPIMNPSNIPANVPEADLVADTLAREWKEAEAALRMSKERMTRDKGTVPEYSIGEKVWLDGKNVELRTNSNKLDPKRLGPFEIVEKVSSHAYRLKLPETLKIHNVFYVGLLSRVHISPSQPFPERPPPETIEGEEEYEVEQIIDSKRQRGKWFYLIKWKGYGPEDNSWEPEELLEHSQEEIQRFNKSQLKKACNSAKSL, from the exons atgattgttgACTTGCCTAAAGACGGTAATAGCAATTCCAttctggtcattgtggatagcttcACCAAATATGTTGTCCTAgtggaatgttccaagaagctcaaagcacCAGCACTAGCGGACCTATTCCTACAACATGTCTGGAAACGCTATG acccccacttctcctcagcctaccacccccagagcaacggTCAGACAGAACAAGTAAACCCCACAGTTGAGCATTTCCTACGGGCCTACTCAGGAATTAATCAGAAGGATTGGGTCAAGTGGTTACctatggcggaatttgcctacaacaacgcagtacatAGTAGCACTGGCAAATCCCCATTCAAGGCACTATACAGATGGGAACCTTCACTTACCCCAAGCAAtgtcccaacagatgtccCTGAAGCAGACAACTTGGCCGCCCAGATGGAAGctcaatggcgggaaatagaagTGGCACTCCGGCAGTCTAAAGCACGCATGACAGCCAGAGAAACGGGAGAACCAGTCAACTTTGAAGTTGGAGAGgaggcctggctagacgccaaaaatgtgaagctgaagaccctgagtcccaagctaaccaaacaacgcctaggccccttcagaataaccaagaaaatctccaatcAAGCTTACCGCTTGGAACTCCCTCCAaccatgagaatccacaatgtcttctacatGGGATTACTGTCAAAAgttaaaagggacaaaaagcgcaccTTCAAAAACCATCCTCTGCCTGTtaccgtggatggagaagaagaatacaaggtagaaGGAATAACTGATGCCAAGGAACAagacggaaaatggttctttagggtcaaatggaagggttacagATCTGAAGAAAACAT gcactatcACCCCCACACCGTTTCCACCATTCCCTCCACccgctctggagtcccacaccccTACTCTCGGCCTTCCTCTCGCTCCTctcgacgttccattccatcccactcccaaccggcctctcgcagcacatctcccgctccgcaagacttgcccaggatggaaccagaaccgtcccttgccgctctcctcaaggctatcacagccctcacagccacagttgggtccctgcAGGACCAAGTCCGTGCCCAGAGCCAGCAAATCACCGAGCtcagggccatatgcaaagAAACAgcggacctccttggggataaagatcaaggagccccccaaaccaagcctggcccatcgactgggcctatcacccctcctacacATACAGGAGGGGAagtccacactccaggcacggttaggcctggactcaaggccctgtTCCGCCCCTCTAGAGGAACGGGTTAtgactcagaagaggaagaagaacccAGGAGAGTCCCAAAGAAGGAGCCTCGCggaacgcctaggagccTAAGCtctctcaccccctttgactcagggtccagcgtaaagcggcccaaaatggagctcccagatccatacaagggagactCCAGGGGAcgaaaggcaacccagtggctggaTC aggaacaaatggttgtgtggattctataccacatgacagataaaGCTGCCAACTGGGCTCTCCCCATTATTGGGACTATTATCAAGGGGGAGGGGAATCCCCCCActaccatcccggccttaacggccaaattcaaagaagcctttgccgaTCCAGATgcaaagagggcggccgctaggaagattgccgcattgactcagaccaccaccacgtctgagtacgtcacagaattccgcaatctcatggcggaacttgactggaatactgaggcgtacattgcccagtttacgcgcggtcttcactggaaggtgaaagaactcctgtccaccaaggacaatattccCGACAATGAcctagaggctatatttgccgcctcggtcaaaattgacaacactcgtTGGGAGAACGAGGAAaaccgccccaaaaaggctcccaccaaggccccgGTCGCCACAACCAcctctacctccaccactaccaccagggtccgtttatccaaggaccccaactatgtcaccccggaggaaagggaccggcGCCGTGcatctggcctttgtgtcaaatgcggccaaaaagggcatgggatcaaacaatgtcccaatggatggaaagccaccatcaAGGAAGTCGCCAAG cccttggtgaAATCTATAGAATCACATGTATCAGATCCGGTTGTTGAATTTGTTTCTATTGCTCtcgattcaaataaaaaaccattaCTATATCTTGATCTGATTATGTTGAATCAACCGGCGGACACCCTCAAAACTCTCATCGACTCGGGAGCCACGtcaaactttatctccccctcaattgtagaaaaatacaaaatccccaaaaccctactcaaaaatccacaagtagtgagaatgttagatggtaccatttcacagactggtcgcatttggcaccaggtactCCTCACggtttcggccaatggccatataCACTCCATCCCCTTCTTAGTCTGCCCCATTGGGACCACACCcgccatacttggcatgacatggctcactcaggagtcacccctCATAGACTGGAACCTAGGCACTGTCACCTTCCcagaacaaatccagattgcctcggaggaagaagcggatccTGACCCGTTAGCAGACATACCCACGGAATATCACGAGTTTGCCAGggtatttggcaaagaggaaTTTAAGGTTCTCCCTCCccacagggaatatgacattgccaTTGACCTACTCCCTGACGCCAAACTCTCACCCGGTCCTATCTACGGCATGACcgatgcagaatccaaagcgctaaaacaacacattgatgaggaactggcaacgggcaagatccgccctagtacctcctcagcaggcgccccggtcatgtttgtgaaaaaggcagatggatccctcaggctggttgtggactACCAAAAGCTCAATGacgtaacccacaaaaatgttTACCCCCTACCAAGGCAggatgaccttatggccaaACTCAGGCATGCAAAAATATTCACAAAGCTTGACTTGCAATGGGGATATAATAACGttaggatcaaggaaggcaatgaatggaagacagcgtTCCGCACTAAATATGGCTTATTCGAGTACTTAGTCATGCCATTTGGacttaccaacgccccagctgcctttcagcattttatgaacgatctgttcagggatctcattgacgtcactgtagtcatttacttggacgacatactgatcttctcagaagaccccaaggaTCATCCAGGCCACGTCAGGGAAGTTCTATCACggctaatgaagaaccagttgttctgcaagctgtcaaaatgccacttccacgtcaccacggTGGATTACctgggcattgtcatatccccagctggcttttccatggatcaaaagaagatcaAAGCGGTCACCGCCTGGCCCCAGCCCAagacagtcaaacaggtccaggctttcTTAGGCTTTGTCAATTATCTCCGCCGGtttatccccaactttaGTTTGGTTGCGCGCCCCCTACATaatctcacaaaaaaggaaaccccttggtcatggggtaacctggAGGAAGCTGCTTTTCAGGAATTAAAGTCCCTTGTCACCCGGTCACCCGTCctaatccattccaaccccagccttccctactacctagaaacagacgcatcaggcgTAGCCATGGGTGCCATTTTAAGTCAACGAGGAGAGGATAACTGCCTTCACCCAGTagcatatatgtccaagtccttttccggagcagaagccaactatgacacccatgataaggagctTCTAGCAATTATTAAAGCCCTGGAagaatggcgtattttcctggagGCAACAAGCAAGCCAATTCAGGTGTTCACAGATCATCGAAACctagaatactggatgcaggctagGACCttcaatcaaagacacgctagatggcgcgttttcctgagcgatttcaattttgaaatccactatcgtccagggaaacagtcaggaaagCCGGACGCTCTCTCCAGAAGATTGGATTACATTGACGCGCCACCAGatccagaagtcatgctgcCCGCggaggtctttgccaatacctcagaagaagaactggaaatCGTTACAGAAGTACGCTCCAAACTAAGGGATGACCCATCCCTCAAgcctatcatccagttcTTAACAGAAGACGCCGATAATGCACCACCTTCCATCAGAAAAGCCTATCGagactatgactgggaagaggacctcctttggtaccgcggaaaactagttgtcccagatTTGGAACCCCTCAAGGAACAACTACTaagggaattccacgactcccCTTTAGCAGGACACCCCGGGCAACAACGGACCCTTGAACTACTGAGtcgtaactactggtggccaggaatgaagtccactgccaaggaatgggtagaatgctgcCCTGTATGTCAGGCCAATCGACAAGCGCATGCCCCTACCATtgccctaaaacccttagaagttcccccctttccatttcacaccatctcctatgacttcatcacgggttttcccaagtcagaagGACATGATGCAATCCTGGTAGTTATTGACTCGTTCTCCAAGTtaggccacttcatccctaccTTGAAAAAGGTTTCTGCAAAGGGCTTGGCTAATCTCTTTGTTTCCCACATTTGGAAACTTCATGGGCTTCCCGTCAAAACTATATCAGATCAAGGGACTacattcacagggaaattccttaGGGCTCTCTACCAACGATTAGGGATTAAaccttccttctccttggcctatcACCCTGAATCAGACGGACAGACGGAACGTGTCAACCAATTTATCGAGTTCTACCTAAGGTCTTATGTAGCAGCGGATCATTCAGATTGGGTTAAGTGGTTACCACTTGCGGAGTAtgcctataacaacgccaaacaCTCAGCTACTGGAAGAACCCCATTCGAATTAATTTATGGCAGAAACCCAATCATGAATCCGTCAAACATCCCTgcaaacgtcccagaagcagaccttgtgGCAGATACCCTAGccagggaatggaaggaagccgaggcagccctcagaatgagcaaggaacggATGACAAGGGATAAAGGAACAGTTCCGGAATATTCAATAggagaaaaagtctggctagatggaaaaaacgtagaacttaggacaaattccaacaagTTAGACCCCAAGCGACTAGGTCCCTTTGAGATagtagagaaggtatccagtcacgcgtaccgcctcaaacTACCAGAAACccttaaaatccacaacgtatttTATGTGGGTTTATTATCCAGGGTACATatatccccaagtcaaccatttccagaaagaccccctcctgaaacaatagaaggggaagaagagtatgaggtggaacaaatcattgactccaaaagacaacggggaaaatggttctacctaatcaaatggaagggttatggcccggaagacaattcctgggaaccggaagaactcctagagcacagccaagaggaaatccaacgattcaacaagtcacaactgaaaaaggcttgcaactccgccaagagcctttaa